From Blattabacterium cuenoti, the proteins below share one genomic window:
- the hisIE gene encoding bifunctional phosphoribosyl-AMP cyclohydrolase/phosphoribosyl-ATP diphosphatase HisIE, with product MNFFQKEKIKFQKNGLIPVIIQDYQSDKVLMLGYMNEDAYEKSIEEKKITFYSRSKKRLWTKGEISKNFLLIKKVLVDCDEDALLIKVKPIGPTCHKGTDTCWKEENKKNFLFCLENIISNKIKKKDKNSYTFKIFKKGINKLSQKLGEEAVEMIIESKDSNDSLFLNESADLIFHYLILLQKKGFFLQDVIDLLENRSFYKK from the coding sequence ATGAATTTTTTTCAAAAAGAAAAAATAAAATTTCAAAAAAATGGATTAATTCCTGTAATTATTCAAGATTATCAATCGGATAAAGTTCTTATGCTTGGTTATATGAATGAAGATGCTTACGAAAAAAGTATAGAAGAAAAAAAAATAACCTTTTATAGTAGATCTAAAAAAAGATTATGGACAAAAGGTGAAATAAGTAAAAATTTTCTTTTAATTAAAAAAGTTTTAGTAGATTGTGATGAAGATGCATTGTTAATCAAAGTAAAACCGATAGGGCCTACTTGTCACAAAGGAACAGATACTTGCTGGAAAGAAGAGAATAAGAAAAATTTTTTATTTTGTTTAGAAAATATAATTTCCAATAAAATAAAAAAAAAAGATAAAAATTCTTATACTTTTAAAATATTTAAAAAAGGAATTAATAAACTATCCCAAAAATTGGGAGAAGAAGCAGTAGAGATGATTATTGAATCTAAAGATTCTAATGATAGTCTTTTCTTAAATGAATCTGCAGATTTAATATTTCATTATCTTATTCTTTTGCAGAAAAAAGGATTTTTTTTACAAGATGTAATAGATCTATTAGAAAATAGATCTTTTTATAAAAAATAA
- the hisF gene encoding imidazole glycerol phosphate synthase subunit HisF, whose protein sequence is MLVKRIIPCLDIKNGRTVKGVNFKNLRDAGDPVELGQWYTKQGADELIFLDITATNEKRKTLSSLVKEISRHINIPFTVGGGIQGEKDVELLLNAGADKISINTAAFNQPKILEKLSNRFGSQCIVLAIDTKYEENEWIVYLNGGRIPTKRKAFEWAKEGVNRGVGEILLTSMNHDGTKNGFALDITKKISEHLITPVIASGGAGKLEDFYHIFKDGKADAALAASVFHYEEIKIPELKYYLKYNQIPVRIHE, encoded by the coding sequence ATGTTAGTTAAACGTATTATTCCTTGTTTGGATATAAAAAATGGAAGAACAGTTAAAGGAGTTAATTTCAAAAATTTGAGAGATGCAGGGGATCCTGTAGAATTAGGGCAATGGTATACCAAACAAGGAGCAGATGAATTAATTTTTTTAGATATTACAGCAACAAATGAAAAACGTAAAACATTGTCTAGTTTGGTAAAAGAAATATCTCGTCATATTAATATTCCTTTTACAGTAGGGGGAGGAATACAAGGAGAAAAAGATGTAGAATTATTATTAAATGCTGGAGCAGACAAAATATCTATTAATACTGCAGCATTCAATCAGCCAAAAATTTTAGAAAAACTTTCTAATAGGTTTGGAAGTCAATGCATTGTTTTAGCTATTGATACGAAATATGAAGAAAATGAATGGATAGTTTATTTAAATGGAGGAAGAATACCAACTAAAAGAAAGGCCTTTGAATGGGCTAAAGAAGGAGTAAATAGAGGCGTTGGAGAAATATTATTAACTTCAATGAATCACGATGGTACAAAAAATGGATTTGCTTTGGATATAACTAAAAAAATTTCTGAACATTTAATTACTCCTGTTATAGCTTCAGGTGGGGCTGGAAAATTAGAAGATTTTTATCATATTTTTAAGGATGGAAAAGCAGACGCTGCCTTAGCTGCTAGCGTATTTCATTATGAAGAGATTAAAATACCAGAACTAAAATATTATCTTAAATACAATCAGATTCCTGTTAGGATTCATGAATAG
- the hisA gene encoding 1-(5-phosphoribosyl)-5-[(5-phosphoribosylamino)methylideneamino]imidazole-4-carboxamide isomerase gives MKIIAAIDLIDGKCVRLIQGNYKKKKIYNNNPLDVAFLLEENGISRLHLVDLDGAKIGRVVHWKILENIAKNTNLIIDFGGGIHTDDDIRTVFENGSNMATIGSISVKKPLLLKKWIKIYGGEKILLGVDVKNYNIAINGWTKLYKIPFFDFLKKKISHGIKKIFCTDIQKDGILSGPSFSLYKKIIDKFPEIEIIASGGVSNIEDLKKLEILGCHGVIIGKAIYENKIPFSELIKWNK, from the coding sequence ATGAAAATTATAGCAGCTATAGATCTTATCGATGGGAAATGTGTTCGTTTAATACAAGGTAATTATAAAAAAAAAAAGATTTATAATAACAATCCATTAGACGTTGCTTTTTTATTGGAAGAAAATGGAATTTCAAGATTACATTTAGTAGATCTAGATGGAGCAAAAATAGGAAGAGTTGTTCACTGGAAAATATTAGAAAATATAGCAAAAAACACCAATTTAATTATTGATTTTGGAGGTGGTATACATACAGATGATGATATACGTACAGTATTTGAAAATGGAAGTAATATGGCTACAATTGGTAGTATTTCTGTAAAAAAACCACTTCTTTTGAAGAAATGGATTAAAATTTATGGAGGAGAAAAAATACTTCTTGGTGTAGATGTAAAAAATTATAATATAGCAATCAATGGTTGGACTAAATTATATAAAATTCCATTTTTTGATTTTTTAAAAAAAAAAATAAGTCATGGAATAAAAAAAATTTTTTGCACAGACATTCAAAAAGATGGAATTCTTTCTGGACCTTCTTTTTCTCTATATAAGAAAATCATAGATAAATTTCCAGAGATAGAAATTATTGCAAGTGGAGGGGTAAGTAATATAGAGGATTTAAAAAAATTAGAAATCTTAGGTTGTCATGGTGTAATTATAGGAAAAGCGATATATGAAAATAAAATACCGTTTTCAGAACTTATAAAATGGAACAAATAA
- the hisH gene encoding imidazole glycerol phosphate synthase subunit HisH, whose translation MKTIIIKYPAGNVQSILFSLERIGVEAFVTDSKRSIQDADKIILPGVGEASFAMKYLKEKKIDILLSKLEQPVLGICLGMQLLCKFSEERNTRCIGVFDLFVKKFKTSNHNKKIPQIGWNSIHQLKGPLFDNIPDGSYQYFVHGFYAPLGNETIAKTDYIVSYSSAIQKNNFYAVQFHPEKSSFIGHKILENFIRL comes from the coding sequence ATGAAAACAATTATTATAAAATATCCTGCAGGAAACGTACAATCTATACTTTTTTCTTTAGAAAGAATAGGAGTAGAGGCTTTCGTTACAGATTCAAAAAGATCTATTCAAGATGCAGATAAAATTATTTTACCTGGAGTAGGAGAAGCCTCTTTTGCTATGAAATATTTGAAAGAAAAAAAAATAGATATACTTTTATCAAAATTAGAACAACCTGTTTTAGGAATTTGCTTAGGTATGCAATTATTATGCAAATTTTCAGAAGAAAGAAATACTAGATGTATAGGTGTTTTTGATTTATTTGTTAAGAAATTTAAAACGAGTAATCACAATAAAAAGATACCACAAATAGGATGGAATTCTATTCATCAATTAAAAGGACCTTTATTTGATAATATTCCAGATGGAAGTTATCAATATTTTGTTCATGGATTTTATGCCCCATTGGGAAATGAAACTATAGCTAAAACAGATTATATAGTTTCATATAGTTCTGCTATACAAAAGAATAATTTTTATGCTGTTCAATTTCATCCAGAAAAATCTTCTTTTATAGGACATAAAATTTTGGAAAACTTTATTCGATTGTAA
- the hisB gene encoding bifunctional histidinol-phosphatase/imidazoleglycerol-phosphate dehydratase HisB gives MKKILFIDRDGTLIKENPPTYQIDRIEKVDFYPRVLFFLNKIANELDYIFVMVTNQDGLGSDNFPEESFWPIHNHILKVFRTEGIKFFSVHIDKTYPEDMSSTRKPEIGMLTSYFDSCYDLKHSFVIGDRMTDILLAKNIGCKSIWINENLSFEEENLSLKDILVLKTDNWKDIYEFLLKNESKIIHYRRKTLETNVQIGINLYGDGKSKIKTGLGFLDHLLEQMSFHSLIDLNIYAKGDIDVDEHHTVEDTAITLGEAFHKAIDTKIGIERYGFFILPMDDCLSTVALDISGRSQLSWNVEFIREKIGQVSTEMFIHFFKSFSSSAKCNLYIKSIGKNDHHKIESIFKAFSISLKMAIKKRINSKKIPSSKGLL, from the coding sequence ATGAAAAAAATATTATTTATTGATCGAGATGGAACACTGATTAAAGAAAATCCTCCAACTTATCAAATTGACAGGATAGAAAAAGTTGATTTTTATCCTAGAGTTCTCTTTTTTTTAAATAAAATAGCTAATGAATTAGATTATATTTTTGTCATGGTAACAAATCAAGATGGTTTGGGTTCAGATAACTTTCCTGAAGAAAGTTTTTGGCCTATACATAATCATATATTGAAAGTTTTTAGAACAGAAGGAATAAAATTTTTTTCGGTTCATATAGATAAAACATATCCAGAAGATATGTCTTCTACAAGAAAACCTGAAATAGGTATGTTAACCTCTTATTTTGATTCTTGTTATGATCTTAAACATTCTTTTGTTATTGGAGATAGGATGACAGATATTTTATTAGCTAAAAATATAGGATGTAAATCTATATGGATAAATGAAAATCTTTCTTTCGAAGAAGAAAATTTATCCTTAAAAGATATCTTAGTACTTAAGACGGATAATTGGAAAGATATTTATGAATTTTTATTAAAAAATGAATCAAAAATTATTCATTACAGGAGAAAAACGTTAGAAACAAATGTTCAAATAGGAATAAATTTATATGGAGACGGAAAATCAAAAATAAAAACAGGTTTGGGTTTTTTAGATCATCTTTTGGAACAAATGTCTTTTCATAGTCTTATTGACTTAAATATTTATGCAAAAGGAGATATTGATGTAGATGAACATCATACTGTAGAAGATACGGCAATAACTCTAGGAGAAGCTTTTCATAAAGCAATAGATACAAAAATAGGAATAGAACGTTATGGTTTTTTTATCCTTCCTATGGATGATTGTTTATCTACAGTAGCATTGGATATAAGTGGTAGAAGTCAATTATCTTGGAATGTCGAATTCATAAGAGAAAAGATAGGTCAAGTTTCCACAGAAATGTTTATTCATTTTTTTAAATCTTTCTCTTCCTCTGCAAAATGTAATCTGTATATTAAATCCATTGGAAAAAATGATCATCATAAAATAGAATCTATTTTCAAGGCCTTTTCTATTTCTCTTAAAATGGCTATAAAAAAAAGAATAAATTCTAAAAAAATACCTAGTTCTAAGGGTCTTTTGTAA
- the hisC gene encoding histidinol-phosphate transaminase, translated as MNLKKKDMDNRKKIINFDLNSLVRDNILHVSPYLSAREEYTSNNKNSIFLDANENSFGAPLSFSNSYNRYPDPLQIELKKKISEVKNIPFSKIFLGNGSDEIIDLIYRIFSRPKIDHSIIFPPTYGMYEISGRIHGVDVMKITLIEDEYQLNLNKIEKVINPYSKIIFICSPNNPTGNNIKREDIKNIIEKFKGIVVLDEAYIDFSDQKSFSVEIEKYPNLIVLQTLSKSWGLAGLRIGIAITSENIIQWMNKVKTPYNINQVSQKIAIKALENKDLFFYYLKSILSERKYMEESLKKISIIKKVYPSSSNFLLVKIPFYAKNLYQYLIDKNIVVRDRSKLILCDECLRITIGTHKENKYLIDKIRKYSRVE; from the coding sequence ATGAATCTTAAAAAAAAAGATATGGATAACAGAAAGAAAATTATTAATTTTGATTTAAATTCTTTAGTAAGAGATAATATTCTTCATGTATCTCCTTATCTATCTGCTAGAGAAGAATATACAAGTAATAATAAAAATTCAATTTTTTTAGATGCTAATGAAAACTCTTTTGGAGCTCCTTTATCTTTTTCTAATTCTTATAATAGATATCCAGATCCGTTACAAATAGAGTTAAAAAAAAAGATATCAGAAGTAAAAAATATTCCTTTTTCAAAAATTTTTTTGGGAAATGGAAGTGATGAAATTATTGATTTAATATATCGTATTTTTTCTCGTCCTAAAATAGATCATTCTATTATTTTTCCTCCTACTTATGGTATGTATGAAATAAGTGGAAGAATTCATGGTGTTGATGTTATGAAAATAACTTTAATTGAAGATGAATATCAATTAAATTTGAATAAAATAGAAAAAGTAATTAATCCATATAGCAAAATTATTTTTATATGTTCACCTAATAATCCTACAGGAAATAATATCAAAAGAGAAGATATTAAAAATATAATAGAAAAATTTAAGGGAATTGTTGTATTAGATGAAGCTTATATAGATTTTTCAGATCAAAAATCTTTTTCAGTAGAAATAGAAAAATATCCGAATTTAATTGTTTTACAAACTTTATCTAAATCATGGGGTTTGGCTGGGTTAAGAATAGGAATAGCCATTACTTCTGAAAATATTATTCAATGGATGAATAAAGTAAAAACTCCTTATAATATTAATCAAGTTTCACAAAAAATAGCTATTAAAGCTCTTGAAAACAAAGATCTTTTTTTTTATTATTTAAAAAGTATCCTTTCAGAAAGAAAATATATGGAAGAGTCTTTAAAGAAGATTTCTATAATAAAGAAGGTTTATCCAAGTTCTTCTAATTTTTTACTTGTTAAGATTCCTTTTTATGCAAAAAATCTCTATCAATATTTAATAGATAAGAATATTGTTGTTAGAGATCGTTCTAAATTAATTTTATGTGACGAATGTTTAAGAATAACAATAGGAACTCATAAAGAAAATAAATATTTGATAGATAAAATTAGAAAATATTCTAGAGTAGAATGA
- the hisD gene encoding histidinol dehydrogenase: MDIKTYFNPPLKIWEFFIKRKVKNISKLTNIVLPIIDHVKKYGDLALKTYTRKYDYVNLKEIKITEEEITQSNQQISDTLKEGIHLAYNNIKYFHENQIQKESKIEISSGIFCWRKTVPIEKVGFYIPGGTAPLLSTVLMLGVPSKLSGCKDIIICTPPNKSGKIHPSILYIANKYIGIHRIYKVGGSQAIAAMAYGTETIPSVYKIFGPGNSYVTLAKQIVANKGIVSIDVPAGPSEIVILADKTANPEYVVSDLISQSEHDPESYILLISIHESFINQVKKELKRQLTNITNRFSIIKKSLEKSRIIFFSTLERSIEFINQVAPEHLIINCHNSSYWGNKIKNAGSVFLGNYSPVSAGDYATGTNHILPTYGYAKSYSGVSVDSFIKKITFQRLSKKGLRSLSKCIEVLSSTEGLIEHKRSINIRLKNES; the protein is encoded by the coding sequence ATGGATATTAAAACATACTTTAATCCACCATTAAAAATATGGGAATTTTTTATAAAAAGAAAAGTAAAAAATATTTCAAAATTAACTAATATAGTTCTTCCTATAATAGATCATGTTAAAAAATATGGAGATCTAGCCTTAAAAACTTATACACGAAAGTATGACTATGTCAATTTAAAAGAAATTAAAATAACGGAAGAAGAAATAACCCAATCCAATCAACAAATTTCAGATACATTAAAAGAGGGGATTCATTTAGCATATAATAATATAAAATATTTTCATGAAAATCAAATACAAAAAGAATCAAAAATAGAGATTTCATCAGGAATTTTTTGTTGGAGAAAAACTGTTCCTATTGAAAAAGTAGGTTTTTACATACCTGGAGGGACAGCTCCTTTATTATCTACTGTTTTAATGTTAGGAGTTCCAAGTAAATTAAGTGGATGTAAAGATATTATTATTTGTACACCTCCAAATAAAAGTGGAAAAATACATCCTTCTATTTTATATATAGCAAATAAATATATAGGAATTCATCGTATTTATAAAGTAGGAGGATCACAAGCTATAGCAGCTATGGCTTATGGAACAGAAACTATTCCTTCCGTTTATAAAATATTTGGTCCTGGAAATTCTTACGTTACATTAGCTAAACAAATTGTAGCAAATAAAGGAATTGTTTCTATAGATGTCCCTGCTGGACCTTCCGAAATTGTTATCTTAGCAGATAAAACTGCTAATCCAGAATATGTGGTTTCTGATTTAATTTCTCAATCAGAACACGATCCAGAAAGTTATATACTTTTAATATCCATTCATGAATCTTTTATAAATCAAGTAAAAAAAGAATTGAAAAGACAGTTAACAAATATTACTAATAGATTTTCTATCATTAAAAAATCATTAGAAAAAAGCAGAATTATTTTTTTTTCTACTTTGGAAAGAAGCATTGAATTTATTAACCAAGTAGCTCCAGAACATTTAATTATTAATTGTCATAATTCTTCCTACTGGGGTAATAAAATTAAAAATGCGGGATCTGTTTTTTTGGGTAATTACTCTCCAGTTAGTGCAGGTGATTATGCTACTGGTACCAATCATATTCTTCCTACATATGGTTATGCAAAATCTTATAGTGGAGTATCTGTAGACAGTTTTATAAAAAAAATAACATTTCAAAGATTATCTAAAAAAGGATTAAGAAGTTTATCAAAGTGTATAGAAGTTTTATCTTCAACAGAAGGATTAATAGAACATAAGAGATCTATTAATATTAGATTAAAAAATGAATCTTAA
- the hisG gene encoding ATP phosphoribosyltransferase, translated as MDNKLKIAIQKSGRLYEDSIKLLKDCSIEINIGIDKLKTTALNFPLEILFLRDDDIPQYLEDGVADIGIVGKNILLEKRKKVQIKETLGFGKCRLSIAVPKSFKYNNIKFLNGKRIATSYPFLVKEFFGKKNIKADIHEISGAVEIAPGIGLADCICDLVSSGSTLFMNGLKEVETILRSEAVLASHMYLGSLQKMILDKFLFRIRAVKKAKNNKYILLNVPNERLDMIISYLPGIKSPAILPLANSECSSVHSVVNENDFWRIIENLKELGAQDILVLPIEKIIL; from the coding sequence ATGGATAATAAATTAAAAATAGCCATTCAAAAATCAGGTCGTCTTTACGAGGATTCTATTAAATTGCTTAAAGATTGCAGTATTGAAATTAATATTGGAATAGATAAATTGAAAACAACAGCTCTTAATTTTCCATTAGAAATACTCTTTTTAAGAGATGACGATATTCCTCAATATTTAGAAGATGGAGTAGCAGATATAGGAATCGTAGGAAAAAATATTCTTCTAGAAAAAAGAAAAAAAGTGCAAATCAAAGAAACTCTTGGTTTTGGAAAATGTCGTCTTTCTATAGCTGTACCTAAGTCTTTTAAATACAATAATATAAAATTTTTAAATGGAAAACGTATTGCAACTAGTTATCCTTTTTTGGTAAAAGAGTTTTTTGGAAAAAAAAATATAAAAGCAGATATACATGAAATATCTGGTGCAGTAGAAATTGCGCCTGGAATAGGTTTAGCCGATTGTATTTGTGATTTGGTTAGCAGTGGATCTACTCTTTTCATGAATGGTTTAAAAGAAGTAGAAACTATTCTTCGATCTGAAGCCGTATTAGCTTCTCATATGTACTTAGGATCTTTGCAAAAAATGATTTTGGACAAATTTCTTTTTAGAATTAGAGCAGTAAAAAAAGCAAAAAACAATAAATACATTCTTCTAAATGTACCTAATGAAAGATTAGATATGATAATTTCTTATCTTCCTGGAATTAAAAGTCCAGCGATTCTTCCTTTGGCTAATTCAGAATGTAGTTCTGTTCATTCTGTAGTAAATGAAAATGACTTTTGGCGTATTATAGAGAATTTAAAAGAGCTTGGAGCTCAAGATATATTGGTTCTTCCTATAGAAAAAATTATACTATAA
- a CDS encoding exodeoxyribonuclease III, with protein sequence MKIISYNINGIRSGIKKGLLNWIKICNPDILCFQEIKANPEQIKTSLFNDLGYHHFWFSSKKKKGYSGVAILSKEKPTHIEYGIGIDSIDLEGRVLRIDLEKKSVISLYIPSGKMRKNRLDFKFYFMNNFLSYIKKIKKEKDKLIICGDYNICHKKIDIHDPLRNKEISGFLPEERMWMDQFINLGFIDSFRNYVKESNHYSWWSYRFHSRKKNKGWRIDYAMVSKSLEEKMNNAYLLPEIKYSDHCPTVLEINN encoded by the coding sequence ATGAAAATTATTAGTTACAATATAAATGGAATTAGATCTGGAATAAAGAAAGGTTTACTAAATTGGATAAAAATTTGTAATCCTGATATTTTATGCTTTCAAGAAATAAAAGCTAATCCAGAACAAATTAAAACAAGTTTATTTAATGATCTAGGATATCACCATTTTTGGTTTTCCTCTAAAAAAAAGAAAGGTTACAGTGGAGTTGCTATTCTAAGTAAAGAAAAACCTACTCATATAGAATATGGAATAGGAATAGATTCTATTGATTTAGAAGGTAGAGTTTTACGTATTGATTTAGAAAAAAAATCAGTGATCAGTCTTTATATTCCTTCGGGAAAAATGAGAAAAAATAGATTAGATTTTAAATTTTACTTTATGAACAATTTTCTTTCTTATATCAAAAAAATAAAAAAAGAAAAAGATAAACTTATTATCTGTGGAGATTATAATATTTGTCATAAAAAAATAGATATTCATGATCCTTTAAGAAATAAAGAAATATCCGGTTTTTTACCAGAAGAAAGAATGTGGATGGATCAATTTATAAATTTGGGATTTATAGATAGTTTTAGGAACTACGTAAAGGAATCTAACCATTACAGTTGGTGGAGTTATCGTTTTCATTCTAGAAAAAAAAATAAAGGTTGGAGAATTGATTATGCTATGGTTAGTAAATCCTTAGAAGAAAAGATGAATAATGCTTATTTATTACCTGAAATAAAATATTCTGATCATTGTCCAACTGTTTTAGAAATAAACAATTAA
- a CDS encoding shikimate kinase codes for MKITLIGYMGSGKTSIGKILSKKSKLKFYDLDELLMRDQKKSISNIFKDKGEKVFRKIEHTMVKNFLKKHHKYIFSVGGGTPCYYDNMNLLNLLSKTFYLKGDAETLFKRLYKEKKKRPLISHLSKNELFLFIKKHLSERVFFYEKSYKEIEIKEKSKYEIAQQIFDSL; via the coding sequence GTGAAAATTACGTTAATTGGATATATGGGAAGTGGAAAAACATCTATTGGTAAAATTTTATCTAAAAAATCAAAATTAAAATTTTATGATTTAGATGAACTTCTTATGCGTGATCAGAAAAAATCTATTTCTAATATTTTTAAAGATAAGGGAGAAAAAGTTTTTAGAAAAATAGAGCATACAATGGTTAAAAATTTTTTAAAAAAACATCATAAATATATTTTTTCTGTCGGAGGAGGAACTCCTTGTTATTACGATAATATGAATCTTCTGAATCTTTTATCAAAAACATTTTATCTAAAAGGGGACGCTGAAACTCTATTTAAAAGATTATATAAAGAGAAAAAAAAGAGGCCTTTGATCTCTCATTTATCTAAAAATGAACTATTTTTGTTTATTAAAAAACATTTATCAGAAAGAGTCTTTTTTTACGAAAAATCTTATAAAGAAATAGAAATTAAAGAAAAATCTAAATATGAAATAGCTCAACAAATTTTTGATTCTTTATAA
- the tilS gene encoding tRNA lysidine(34) synthetase TilS, which translates to MEKIGKNDLFFLEKIQKNFSFEKKKICVSVSGGIDSMVLLHLLLLIPNTLLEVAHCNFSLRNKESDEDEIFVQKFCMKKKILCHIKKFDTLKFSIKHKLSVQMSARELRYKWFDELLKNNLYDYLVLGHHLNDSIETFIMNIIRGTGIKGLLGIPFIRNNKIIRPLFNFTKKEIIHYAKIKKIDYRLDSSNLKNCYLRNQIRNSTSYFPNSFYKGFKKSIKFLYRENLFIEKQILKIQESITVEKKNKPFFYWKISCEKIKKLQQRSFFLYKIFFSYGFFHVKNLINFLDSQSGKKLQSKKYSLIKNRNHWLLVSNLFFEKKNKIYIISNLKYISTLPFKIEFFLLPKEEKIKKDIKTSFIDFDKIQFPLLLRTWKKGDFFFPLNMKGKKKISKYYKDKKISILEKELTWLLVNGNGNIILIFGQRLDDRYKITDKTKNILKIKI; encoded by the coding sequence ATGGAGAAAATAGGAAAAAATGATCTGTTTTTTTTAGAAAAAATTCAAAAAAATTTTTCATTTGAAAAAAAAAAAATTTGTGTTTCTGTAAGTGGAGGAATAGATAGTATGGTTCTTCTTCATTTGCTACTTTTAATTCCTAATACTCTGTTAGAAGTAGCACATTGTAATTTTTCTCTTAGAAATAAAGAATCGGATGAAGATGAAATTTTTGTTCAAAAATTTTGTATGAAAAAAAAAATACTATGTCATATAAAAAAATTTGATACTTTAAAATTTTCTATTAAACATAAATTATCTGTGCAGATGTCTGCTAGAGAACTTAGATATAAATGGTTTGATGAATTATTGAAAAATAATTTATATGATTATTTAGTTTTAGGACATCATTTAAATGATTCTATAGAAACATTTATAATGAATATAATAAGAGGAACAGGAATAAAAGGGTTGTTAGGTATTCCTTTTATAAGGAATAATAAAATTATTCGTCCTCTTTTTAATTTTACTAAAAAAGAGATTATTCATTATGCAAAAATTAAGAAAATAGATTACAGATTAGATAGTAGTAATCTAAAAAATTGTTATTTAAGAAATCAAATTCGAAATTCGACCTCTTATTTTCCAAATTCTTTTTATAAAGGATTTAAAAAAAGTATAAAATTTCTTTATAGAGAAAATTTGTTCATAGAAAAACAAATTTTAAAAATACAAGAATCTATTACAGTAGAAAAGAAAAATAAACCATTTTTCTATTGGAAAATATCTTGTGAAAAGATAAAAAAATTACAACAAAGATCTTTTTTTTTATATAAAATATTTTTTTCCTATGGATTTTTTCATGTAAAAAACCTAATAAATTTTCTTGATTCACAATCTGGAAAAAAACTTCAATCAAAAAAGTATAGTCTGATTAAAAATAGGAATCATTGGCTTTTAGTAAGTAATCTTTTTTTTGAAAAAAAAAATAAAATATATATTATTTCAAACTTAAAATATATAAGTACATTGCCTTTTAAAATAGAATTTTTTTTACTTCCAAAAGAAGAAAAAATAAAAAAAGATATAAAAACATCATTTATTGATTTTGACAAAATTCAATTTCCTTTATTGTTAAGAACATGGAAAAAAGGAGATTTTTTTTTCCCTTTAAATATGAAAGGGAAAAAAAAAATAAGTAAATATTATAAGGATAAAAAAATTTCCATTCTAGAAAAGGAACTAACATGGTTATTAGTAAATGGTAATGGAAATATTATTTTAATATTTGGTCAACGTTTAGATGATAGATATAAGATAACGGATAAAACAAAAAATATTTTAAAAATAAAAATATAA